A stretch of DNA from Ovis aries strain OAR_USU_Benz2616 breed Rambouillet chromosome 14, ARS-UI_Ramb_v3.0, whole genome shotgun sequence:
GGCTGGACGCGTGTGTGTATGAGCTGCACGTCTGGCTGCTGGCGGCTGACCGCAGCACAGTCATCGCCCAGCACCATGTGGCCCCCCGCACCTCTGGGAGAGGCCCTCCCGGCCGCTGGATCCAGGTGAGACGCCCTACCCCGGCCACCACCCCCACACGTGCTTTCGTGTCCCAAGACCTCatagagggaggaggcaggagagcagGGCTTGTGGGTCCCTAATAAGAACTTCTTCCTGGCCCTGGTGCTGCCCCAGGTGTCCCACGTATTCCGCCAGTATGGCCCCGGCGTCCGCTTTGTCCACTTCCTGCACAAGACCAAGAACCGGatggagcatggtgggctgcggCGGACGAGGGTGACCGACTCTTCTGTGTCTGTGCAATTCAGGGAGTGACTGGCTGACCCTGGGCCCCTCCTGACCTCTTATATGATGATACGAGATACCAACCCCTCAGCGACTTCTTATTCCCTTACCACTTCTGATATCTTAGCATCTCTCTGAACCCCTAGCAGCTCCCTAAGCCTTAGAAGTCCCTAACCCTTAGTACCTCCTGACCCTTAAGCTCCACCATGTTCCCTGAGCACCCCGATTCTCCCTGTATACCCTCCTGTCCCCTTGGCTGCTCCTGGATCACGTACTACCTCCTGTGCCCCGTAATCCTGCCTGGGCCTTGGCTTCTCATTCGACATCTTCACACATCTTTGACTGTCTGGCTGGCTGGGATTTTCGCTGCACTCTCTGCATGAGGGCAGTGGCCACTTCTTCCTGAGTCAGTGCTTAACAAGATAATAGGGGCTCAATAAACctttgttgactgaatgaataaatgcgtGTGCCCAAGGAATGCTGTTTCCCTGGTGTTTGCTCCTTAGAACTTCGCCAAGTTCATTTCCCACTTGCACGTCCTCTAATCCTTGATCTCCAGTGCCTCCCTTGACCTCAGATCTCTTATGTTCCAAACTTATGGCCTCGTAGCCTCTCTACTCACCTCCCTCTTCTCCCATGCCTCTTAACTCTCAGAATGTCCCCagatttccttcctccctccaatCCCATGTTATCATCCCCCAGAGCTtccctctgcttctcctcctcccaAGACCCCTCATTGCTCCTCTTTTACTCCTCCAGAGCCCCCAAACCCAGGTACTCATCAAGGGTCCTTATCCTTAGGAGTAGTAAATTGCAAATTTGAATTTTCAGAAATATGCAAATTAGAATGAAAGTGTTCTCCATGGGTTGGAGCCTGGGGCATTAAAAGTATTTCACAACCCATGAGTCCTGGACTGTGGGCAGATCACAAAACAGACCCTGGACCTACATGGGGCAGAGTCCTTGAAGGCCTCTTACCATGGTAGGTATGAATCCTGAGAGAGTCTTGAGGTCCCTGGCAGGCCTGAACATctggtgtggggagggggggattCAGAAAATGGCTATCCACCAAAAAGTGTGGAAAGCATTTCAGTGTTTAACAATCAGCCAGCCGTgtgacttctctggtagtcctgtggctaagactctgggctcccaatgtagagggcccaggttctatccttgttcagggaactagatcccacatgcctcagctaagacccagcatgcatgctcagtcatgtccgactctttgcaaccccgtgaactatagcccaccaggttcctctgtccatggaattttccaggcaagaatactgggatgagttgccatttcctactccaggggctcttcccgacccagggactgaaccagtccttgcatctcttgcactggcaggcagattctttactactgcaccacctggaaatcccatgaCCTGATAcaggtcatattttaaaaaatcagccaGCAGTACCATTACTTGTCACACAGATGCCCTATGggtatgtgcacatgtgtgcgcACCTAAATCCATGCACGTGCCCCCACAGGGTCTATGCATGTGTCCCCACCCACAGCAGGTACTATGGGCTGACCCAGCCCTGAccaccctgctccctcctccgTTCCCGACCCCACATCTGCGTGGACTTGGGGCCCAAACACAAGCAGATGGCAGACAGAGATGGCTTCATAAAGGCTGTATTACAGGGAAGGCAATATGAGGGCAGGCAGAAAGCTCTGTTCTCCTGGGTCTTACAGACTTCAGCAGACCCCATGGACAAGGCCAGGTGAGGGGCTCAGCACTTTGTGAGGGCTGGAGATAAGCGATCTCGTAAGGTATCATTTGCAACTGCAACAGAATAGAAAATTATTGCCAGGGGGTGCCAGGGCCTCAGAGATTTATGGTAGGAGGGATTCTAGAAGCCTGAGATGGGGttaggggctggggctgggctccAAATTCGGGGGCTAGGCATCCTGGCCTGGGAGTTTGGGGCTGGGGGTTCTTGGGGGTAGAGGGGCAGGTGGGTGGTTTTAGAGGGTGCCCTGGGTGGATCTAGGGCCGCGGGGTCTGTGAGTTTGGATATGTGTCCAGGGTGGGCTCAGGGGCCTCCAAAGTTGGGCCTGGAGGCTTCAGAACCTTAATGGGGGCACTGGAACCAGTTTCTGGGGCCAAGGCTGATGCTGATGAGAAGAGTGGAGCATGAGGGCTAGACAGGGTATTCCTGGAATTAGGTCTGGGGTCTTGAGGTCTGGGTCAGTCAGGTTTAGAATCTGGGAGCCCCAGAGCTGGGTCTGAGAGCCCTGGGATCTGATGATCTAGGGGGGTGAGGAAGGATTAGCTTTGGTTCTGGGGCTTCGAAGTGAGGGGGTTGATGGCTTCCCATCACCAGACTAGGCTGGAGGTCACCAGAGATCACTCACCTGAGAGTGCAGCCGTCTGGTGGGTAGGCAAGTGGGCAgttcagggaggtgggagggggagccCCCAGAGTGAAGACTGGATTGAGTCTGGGAATCTCAGAGTTGGGTCTGGGAGATCCAAGGGGCATGGGCTTGGGGAAGGGGGcgtgggggaggagaagggggacctCGGGAACTGGTTCTAAGGACGCTCAGTTTGGGTCAGAGGCTCAGGGGTCTGGGTGTTGGGGCCGGCGGGCAGGCACCTGCAGTAGACGGAAGAGATGGCGTTGGACCAGTCCCCGAAGAGGCCGCGGCGGTACTCCTCCAGGCGCGGGTAGCTACCGGCCGAGAACTTGCGCGACTTGCCCTCCTTGCCGCGACCGGACCACACGGTGAGCTCGCAGCGCTGGCCCACCACGATCGAGGAGATGACTTTCGTCCAGTCCGAGGGCAGGTAGGGCAGGTCGGCGCCCGACTCCAGGGAGAGCACGGCGCCGGCGCAGCAGTTCTCGTAGTAGGGGTCGCTCTTGTCGTAGAGCTTGGCGCACGTGCGCGTCCCGTCGGCGTTCGTCAGGTCGGCGGCCGCCGGGCAGGCGCCTCGGACGCCGGGGACGGCCAACAGGGCCAGGGTCAGCAGCAGTGGGCACAGCGGGGACATGGTGACGCTGCGAGGCCGAGCCCCAGCTCGCTTTTATGCGCCCGACCCGTGGGAAGCGAAAAGCTGCGAGATAAGGACTTGGGGAGGGAAAGCGAGGGCGCCCGGGAGCCGGGAGACTTCCCAACCTACATCAGAACCCACAACCGCGCATACAGGACGGACTTGATTTGCATAAAACTCAGCTGCTTAAGACGGATTGCAGCAAATGACAGGACCTGTGGCTTGGAATACAGAGGGTAGCATAGGGTTAATActtattgggggggggggagctcTTAAAAATTGACAGCGAGCGGacaaccccctcccacttccaaaTAGGGAGAGGCCCAAAGAAGGGAGGGGAGCTGGGCCTCCGTGCCAGCCGTGTACCCTTACCCCCTAGGCAGGCCCTTGGGAAAGGACAAGCTGGAGATAAGGAGAGACAGACcttgaaagagaaaggagagatgggagggaggagatgagaagggagtcgcccccacctccccaggagcAGATCTTCCAGAGCAAGGTTGAGAAGTTAGCTAATGACATATTTGCAGGGCGAAAATCATTGCAAGGTAATATACAAAAGGCTTGGGGGGAAATTTGCAACACTTGGAACAGCACAGAATTAGTAGttattatatataaagatatataccagggcttccctggtggctcagaggttaaagcgtctgctggcaatgcaggagacccgggttcagtccctgggttgggaagatcccctggagaaggaaatggcaacccactccagtattcttgcctagagaatcgcatggacggaggagcctggtgggctacagtccacggggtcgcaaaaagtcggacacgactgagcgacttgacttcacttcacttcatatataaagatggaaagaatacagggacgaattgtatttaaaaaaaaagatcttaatgaatcAGATTACTACAatggtgtggttagtcacccagagccagacattctggagtgcgaagtcaagtgggccttaagaagcattgctgttaataaagctaatggatgtgatgaaattccagcagaactattcaaatccctaaaAGATGGTGGTTTTGCGTTCATTAtcccagcaaatctggaagacccagaagtggccccaggactggaaaaggtcaatcctcattccaattcccaagaagggcagtaccaAAGAACGTGCTAACcattggacaattgcactcacttcCCATGCGAGTAAGGTCACGCTTAAaccttgcatgctaggcttcagcattattcaaaccaagaacctccagatgtccaagctgggtttagaaaaggaaaaggaactagagatcaaattgccaacattcgctggtttatagagaaagtaagggaatttcagagaaacatctatctctgtttcatcgactacgctaaaacctttgtgtggatcatgacaaactgtggaaagctcttagaaagctgggaataccagaccatcttacctgtctcctaagaaacctatattcgggtcaagaagcaacagttagaaccctgtatggaacacctgattggttcaagatggagaaaggggtatgacagggctgtctgctatCACCCTGTCTGTTTactctatatgctgagcacagcatgagaaatgccgggctggatgagttacaagctggaatcaagataggcgggagaagcaccaacaacctcaaatatgcagatgataccactctaatgggagaaagtgaaaaggaattgAAGAGCTTCTTgttgagggtgaaggaggagagtgaaggagCCGGCTTAAGACTACgtatattaaaaatactaagatcatggcatccggccccactgttgcatggcaaatagaaggggaaaggtggaagtggtgacagatttccgtttcttgggctccaaaatcactgtggacggtgactgcagacatgaaatcagaagaccattgcttcttggcaggaaaacaatgacaaacctagacagtgtgttgaaaagcagagacattgctctgccgacaaaggtccatatagtcaaggctatggtcttcccagtggtcatgtatggttgtgagagctggaccgtaaagaaggcagaacgccaaagaacaaatgcctttgaactgtggttctggagaagactcctgaaagttccttggacagcaaggagatcaaaccagtcagtcttaagggagatcagccctgaatattcactggaaggactgatgctgaagctgaagctgaagctccagtagtttggtcatctgatgcaaacagacaactcactggaaaagtccctgatgctgggaaagattgaagacagaaggagaagaggcatcagaggatgagatggttggatggcatcactgatgcaaagaacaggaACTTCGGCAAACTGCAGTCAATAGtgagggccagggaggcctggcgtgctgcagtccatggggttgcaaagagctggacacaactgggcgactgaacaacgacaacataTATAAAGAGGACTTACAAACTGACAAGATATCAAGCAACACCCTCTGCCACATACCCCAAGAAGGACAAGtcaagggaggggagagggaaggaagaagctgccactgtccccccaccccagaagTCTCACTCCCAGGGAACTAGATTTTCTTAACCAAGATTGGAAATCTTGCATCTATAAAAtaaacaggggacttccctgatggtccactggctaagactccacactcccgaTGCAGAGGCGCTGGGTTCCAtctccagtcagggaactagatcccacatgccacaactaggacacagcacagccaaataaatagatattttttaaaataaaataaacaaaggatAGGTTAAACTGCATAAAACTTAAACATTTTGTATAGCAACAAATAGAAAAACATAATCTGGGGGGAAATAGACAATTTTTGTAACATGAATGTTTACTGATCAGCAAGTCAAAATGGTACAAACCAAAGGCAAAATTAAGGGGCTCTACAGGAAGGTTAGGGAGGCTAGGACCTCAGGGACATGAGGCCCCTGGCATCTGGGAGTCTGGCCAAGGCCCTTCAGAAGTTCTCTGGAATCCCTGGCCTCCTGCCATATGAGAACAGGGTCAGGTGTGTGAATGAGCTGATCAGATAGATAGTGGTTCAAGTCTGTGGCTCTGTGGGTGAGTCCAagtctgggtctcagtttcctcatctgtaaaatgggtgacATTTCTTCCTACACTATAGGATTGCTATGAAGATTACAAGGGATAGTAG
This window harbors:
- the SYCN gene encoding syncollin; this translates as MSPLCPLLLTLALLAVPGVRGACPAAADLTNADGTRTCAKLYDKSDPYYENCCAGAVLSLESGADLPYLPSDWTKVISSIVVGQRCELTVWSGRGKEGKSRKFSAGSYPRLEEYRRGLFGDWSNAISSVYCSCK